One Oncorhynchus tshawytscha isolate Ot180627B unplaced genomic scaffold, Otsh_v2.0 Un_scaffold_530_pilon_pilon, whole genome shotgun sequence DNA window includes the following coding sequences:
- the hddc3 gene encoding guanosine-3',5'-bis(diphosphate) 3'-pyrophosphohydrolase MESH1, whose protein sequence is MSSEAVILLETVNFAAEKHRNQRRKDAEQTPYINHPIGVARILSHEGGITDIEVLQAALLHDTVEDTDTSIGELQAIFGQTVARIVQEVTDDKALPKHERKRQQVEHAPHASHQAKLVKLADKLYNLRDLNRCTPTGWSAERVQEYFVWAAQVVRGLRGTNPALERHLEELFKQRGVEL, encoded by the exons ATGAGTTCAGAAGCGGTCATTCTGTTGGAGACTGTCAACTTCGCTGCTGAAAAGCACCGCAATCAACGACGTAAAGATGCTGAACAAACGCCATATATCAACCACCCAATAG GTGTGGCAAGGATCCTAAGCCATGAAGGTGGGATCACAGACATTGAAGTTTTGCAA GCAGCTTTGCTCCATGACACAGTGGAGGACACTGACACCAGCATAGGAGAACTACAGGCCATCTTTGGGCAAACGGTGGCTCGAATTGTTCAGGAAGTGACAGATGATAAGGCGCTACCCAAGCATGAGAGGAAACGTCAGCAGGTGGAGCATGCACCTCACGCCAGCCACCAGGCCAAACTGGTCAAACTGGCTGACAAACTGTACAACCTGAGGGACCTGAACCGCTGCACACCTACAG GTTGGTCGGCAGAGCGTGTTCAGGAGTACTTTGTGTGGGCAGCCCAGGTAGTGAGAGGACTGAGGGGGACCAACCCAGCACTGGAGAGACACCTAGAGGAGCTCTTCAAGCAGAGGGGGGTTGAGCTTTGA
- the LOC112238505 gene encoding macrophage mannose receptor 1-like produces MQRKSSFTGLLITALCAVASGKLREYHYVSEEKTWSEAQQYCHEHYTDLAFISNQEEVYQLLPISRGDWTWIGLHRNANDPTGWTWSGGENSAFRFWKSGEPNNAGGIEDCVMVQWDMRWMDSLCSRTFPFLCYKEKLILVQEMKTWEEALEYCRGHYTDLPSLLSKTEHLQAQSKIEGAQTDHVWTGLIFLAREWLWVNGDHLEYQAWSGGKLPHCPAQYLHCGTLTRDEKHWGTRNCEERRNFLCYRA; encoded by the coding sequence ATGCAGAGGAAGAGTAGCTTCACTGGTCTCCTCATCACTGCTCTGTGTGCAGTGGCCTCTGGTAAACTCAGAGAATATCACTATGTGTCTGAAGAGAAGACCTGGTCAGAGGCTCAGCAGTACTGTCATGAGCACTACACTGACCTGGCCTTCATCAGCAACCAGGAAGAAGTATATCAGCTCCTTCCCATTTCAAGGGGTGATTGGACCTGGATTGGTTTGCACAGAAATGCTAACGACCCAACAGGATGGACATGGTCAGGAGGAGAGAACTCAGCATTTAGGTTTTGGAAGTCAGGAGAGCCAAACAATGCTGGTGGCATTGAGGACTGTGTCATGGTACAGTGGGATATGAGATGGATGGATTCGCTTTGCTCCCGGACATTCCCCTTCTTATGCTACAAGGAGAAGTTGATCCTGGTTCAGGAGATGAAGACGTGGGAGGAGGCTCTGGAGTACTGCAGGGGTCACTACACCGACCTCCCCAGCCTGCTCTCTAAGACTGAACATCTCCAAGCCCAGAGCAAGATAGAGGGTGCCCAGACCGACCATGTGTGGACGGGTCTGATCTTCTTGGCCAGAGAATGGCTGTGGGTGAACGGGGACCACCTGGAGTACCAGGCCTGGTCTGGCGGGAAGCTGCCCCACTGCCCCGCCCAATACCTCCACTGTGGGACCCTGACCAGAGATGAAAAGCACTGGGGAACCAGGaactgtgaggagaggaggaacttCCTCTGCTACAGAGCGTGA